DNA sequence from the Terriglobales bacterium genome:
CAGCGAATCGACGCTCGAAGACGCGCTGATCGCGCTGCAGCAAAACGATGTGATCGCCTATGTGGTGCAGGTAACGGATGGGCCGCATGATAACTGCGACGTATTTCACATCTTCAGTGAAGGCAAGCTAAGAAAGCTGGCTGAAGAAACCGGAGGCCGGCTTATTGAAGCGCGTGGCATGAACAAAATCGCCGACGCCTTCGATCAGATTTCTGAAGAGCTGCACCATCAGTACAGCCTCGGCTATTATCCCGACAACACAAACTGGGATGGACGCTTTCGCAAGATCCAAATTGAGGCTCAAAACCATGGTGACCGCGTGACCGCGCGCAAGGGTTACTACGCGATCCCGCCTCAGCAAAGATAATCGGCGTTGACGTGCAAGAAACGGGATTGCCTGATCTGCCCCGTTTCAAATCGACAGAGATCCTAGAAGAAAAATAGGACGGGTCAGGAGCCTGTCGGAGATAGATTTTTGCGAACGAAGAATCAACAACTTACAAATAATCGAGTCTCTGTAAGTTATTGATTCCTGGTTCGGGAATCGTTCTCTCCGACAGGCTCTCAGGCTGTTCCTCTTTCTCCCATTGCTGTTGCGGGTGCCCATCGATAAGAACGAAGGGCACCCGCTGTGTGGGTTCAATAAAGGAAAACAGAACAAAGGGTACGGCACCCGGCATAGACGAAGCAATTTTCATGGCAGAGGGGTCGGAGGTTCAACTCCTTTCTCCCCGACCAATCAATCCCTCACGGCCATTACTTGACGATCAACGTGACGGGCATAGTTACCGGCTGTACGCTTGAATTGGAGCTGGTAGCAGTCATCGTGATCGTGTAGGTTCCGGACGGCGTTCCGGGCTGTGGTGGTGGTGGTGGCGGCGGTGGTGGCGGCGGAGCAGAACCTCCGCCGCAGCCGATGGAAAGCAGCACAACGAACGTGCCAGCCGCAAAGACCCACCGTGGAATGTGCCTCCTGGATCTGTCCCGAGCAGCAAGCAGAACCATTACCAGCAGGCAGATGGCCCACAGCGGCGCAGCGCGGACGCTGAAGTTGGTCGGAGGAAGCCAAAGCGTCGGCCAAGGCGCCGTTTGGGCATGGGCGGCGGTGGTAGTCACGGTCATCGTGGAAGAGCTGCCAAAAGCCGGGTTCGGACCGAAACTTGCCGTAGCCGCCGCCGGCAATCCGGCCACACTGAAGGTCAAATTGTCGGTGAAACCTGCCGTCCGCGAGATAGCTACGGTGTAACTTGTGCTGGCTCCGGCGGAGACGGTTTGAGAAGAAGGCGTGGCGGTCAGGGCAAAAGGGGGGCCCCCCGGCGTAACCGTAAAGCTGGCAGCGCTGGTCGCGGTCCCATCCAGCGTGGTGACAGTGATGAGACCAGTGGTAGCACCGAAGGGAACTGTCGCGGTGACCGTCCCGGAGTTGCTCACTGTGAATGTAGACACCTTTCCACCAAGCGAAACTGCCGCGGCCCCGGCGAAGTTTGTGCCGGTAATCGTCACACCCGTTCCAACCGGACCGTTGGCCGGCGTAAAGGAAGTGATGGCCGGCGTAACCGTAAAGCGGGTCGTGGTCTTCAAAGGCCCGCTGCCAGGCGTGGTGACGGTGATGGGGCCAGTGGTAGCCCCGGCGGGAACTGTCGTCGTGATTGTACCGGGAGGGCTCTCCGTGAAGGTAGCCGTCACTCCGTTAAACGAAACGGCCGTGGCTCCGGCGAAGGTCGTGCCGGTAATCGTCACACCGGTTCCAACCGGACCGAAGGTCGGCGCAAACGGGCTGAAGCTAATCCCTTCGAGGAAAGCTACGATGTCGTCGGCCGCGGTGGGCCCCATCGCGGAAATGTTGATCGGGCCGGAAAACGCCCCACCTGGCGAGGTGTTGAAGAAAGCCGAATTATAGAACGCGACTACATCTTGCAACGTGGCTGCGGAGCCGTCGTGGAAGAACGGACCCAGGTTGGCGACGTTGAAAAGCTGCCGGGTGATGAACGCACGCGACCCGCAGGGTGTGCTGGGCTCGCAGGGGAGATTGTCCATTCCAGCCGAGTCGATGGTCTGGTTCACCACACCCGTGTTGAATATCACTGAGTCGGCGAGAACCGTCCCGTTGTGGCAAAGCGAGCATTTGGCGGCGCCGGAAAAGGCATTAAAGCCTCGCTGTTGAGCGGCGGTGATCACGAACCGGTTCAAATTGAACTTATTTGGGTCGGTTCCTGCCGGGAACTCCTGCGCCCGCATGAACGCTTCCAGGGCAGCCAGCTCATCGGAGGTCGGCAGCCGGAAATCCGGGTCCGATCCACCGCTGTTCCGAGTCAGCGTCCGCGGGAAGTGCTGCTTGACGGCTGCCGTCGCGAACGATTGCAGGTCGCCGACGCTGCCGCTAAGTCCAAACGGGCCAAATCTTCGGTTCAGGTTCAGGAGGTGGGGAGACTTGCGGAACACGGGCGGGGTGGGCCCGGTGGGAAGAAACCCGTCGATGTTTTCCAGGATGAGGCCCCGTCCTTGGGGGAAGTTCACCGTGTCCGCGCTGGTCCTCATCCGCTTCGGATCTTCCAGGCCGAGCACAGTCGAACCGGAGCCGAGACTTCCTGCCGTTATGCTCGCGACGGTTCCCGAACACGAGTTGCTGTCGCTCACGGTGCCGGACAAGGCCGGGTTCATGCCGCCGTAGACAAGATACGTCGTTGGCGAAACCTGCGCCAGCACCTTGGCTGTCGCTGCCGTCGCTCCGCTTCCGCTCGTTATGATGCCCTGTAACGTACCGCTGCATGGCGTGCCGCTCGAAACCCCCGCCTGGTCCAGAACCAGCGTGTTGAGATTGAAGTCGAAGCCGGGATCGAAGCTGGACGGCTTTGTCTCTCCGACGAACAACAGATCGAACGTCGTGGAGACGGTACTGAATCGCGACTGGATATTGCTCGGCGGCAACGCGAAGTTCAGGCTCGCTACGTGACAGGTTCCGCAGGTCCGCCCATTGCCCTGGAAAGTCTCCCCGTTGAACAGATTCTCGCCCTGGGCGACTTGGGTGGCTACCGGGATGATGAGCGTCTTTCCCGCATCGTTCGTCGGTGTGGGTGTCGTATTGATCGCGAAATCGGAGTTAGGGACGGAGCCACAAGAGGTAGAGGTGCGCTTCAGGCTCACCGTCTTCATGATGGGAAGGGCGGCTGTCGGGGGACCTGCAATAACGACGCCGTTGCAGCCGCCGGAGTCGGTTCCGGTCTGGGCAGCAGGAAAGCTCCCGTAGGAAACGCAGTCGGTTCGTGAACCCGCATTGCTATTCAGCGGATTGTTCGTGAAGCACACCTTCCCGCTAAGGGGGCTCAGGAGCGGCGGCATAATGAAATCGGGAGTCGGTGCTCCAGTCAGGTTCGCAAAGTCCTGGGTCGCAATCAACTGCGGGTTGGCATCGAGGGGCACATCGTGCGGGAATTTGAACTTGCCGGTTTCTCTTCCCGCGGCGTCGAAGAACACAAGCATCGCCCTCGATTGAGTCTCGCCAGTCTGCGGGCCCCATAAGTTGCCACTCCCCTCCTGCTGGATGACGATGAATTGGATTTTGGAGTTGCCATTGACGCCGGCCATGATCTCCTGAATATGGTTCTCCTCGTTGGTCGCAACAGCGCGACTCGAAGACAGCAAAAGAACGCCGAGCGCCAGGGTATAGGTGAATTGCAGATTCTTGTTCCGGTTAGTCAAGTCCTTGGCCTCCCCTTTTCCATGTTCGTCATACATGCCAGGTGCTTGCAGTCGGGATTTCCATTTGCCTGAGTGACCTTTAGCGTTAGGGGGATGCTGCTGGAAGTCGAGCCGCTTGTTCCCGTCACCTCTCTCGAAGCAGTACGAGTCATCTGCACTTGCTCGGAAAGAAAACGAGCGAACTTTTACCACATTGGGATAGCGCTCGTCGATAACTAGAAAGTAACTAGGAAGGGTGGGCCACCCTAGTTCCCGTTTTGGTTGTTGCATGCGACTTCCATGTAACGGGTGGCGGGTGGCGCATCTGTGTTCTGCTTTCTGGCTGCAACGTCCAAAGAGTGGGTGCCGCACTCTGCGCGGTTGGCAGGGTGCGCAATCATCGGAAATTGCCTGCAACTCGCTTATCCTCGATGACGATGCAAGAACATGACCCCGAAGCGGCTGACCACGGCACCGAACGTATCGGCGGAGAAAGGCAGAGTCGGCGGAGGCAACTTCGAATTGTGCGTTCCGCAACCCAAGATGGTCTGCCGCTCGCTGAGCGGCGTCCACCATCTCAGGGCGCAGGATCTACCTCGAGACCTTGTCCTGGAAGCCCACAAGCGCAGCAATCGTTAAAGCCGGCTCTCCGGGCCCGGTAGCGATATCCAGAACTGCGTTTCCGCTGCCAATCAGCCCATCGTCGATGAGAGCCTGCGTGACCGGCGCAAACATCAGCCGGATGATTCCACGGTGCTTCTCCCAAAACGGGGCAGAAGCACGCCACGCGCTCACAACCTCCTGGTCGGCTGGCATCACAGCACCTCCGAGGCGCGGCATCATACCATTCCATTTCTCGTGAGTGCCGCGCCTCCGGCGCTCGAATCTCCAAACCAACATGAAACCCAGCCTTCCGGGACTGGGCTCACGTTTGGCCAGCCGGCCCTCCGGGCCTAGCATTCTGGAGTGCCCATCGATGGTCGTCTTTTTATACGGCGTTGTTTGAGACTCGACGACCTTGTCGTTGGACAACTAAATCTTCACCTCCATCTCCAACTGTTCCATCATTTCATTCAATTTCTGATTCGCGGCAGTGTGCTTGTCCTGCAAATCGGCAAGGTTTTTCCGAAGAGACGCGAGCCCATCTTCTTCGCGGTTCAGTTCGTTCGTATAACGCTGGGCTAGCGAGCGCACTTCGGTGCCGCCTTTGAGGGCCGAGAGATTCTCGCGAAGACGCTTCTGGTCTTCGAAGATGGAGTTGATCTTGCCCTGTGTGGCCGTGATCTGCTGGGCGTAGCCTGCGATCTCATCCTTTTGCTGCATGATCGGGCGAAGCGCGTTCTCGAGCTTTTGGTTCATCCAGCCCTGGTGGGCGAAGAGAGTGATCTGGTCCGGGGTCAAATTGCTGAGCAAGTAATTCGTGCCCAAGGAGTGGACCTCTTCGAATTCGAGTGAAGAAGTTTTTTCCGGCTCAACCTTGAGGCGGAACCGATAAGCGGAGGCGGAGGTTTCTTCAGGTTTGGCACCTTCCGCAAGCTTCCATCCATTCCGCTCCGGATGCTCAATGATTACTTCGCGCTCAGCGCTGTCCTGATTGCGAACCGTGTACGTGTGATGCTGGCGCTCCTGCGACTCCTGGTACATCACGCCGCGATGGATACGGACGAGCGTGGTTAGTTGTCCCTCGCCCTTGACCTCCGGTTTCACCTGCACGGCAGGATCGGCAGCATACGAGATGAGGCGCTTCTCGTTTGGACGGATCGCATCCATCAACCCTTCTCCGGCGAAGGTCTGCGCTTCTTGAATGCTGAAGGTTCCACCATCTAGGGTGAGTCCGCTGGAGTTTGTGAGCCACAGCGCACGCAGAGGTCGTGGTCTTCCGGGACTCCAAAGCGTGACCTTCTCAGCGTCGACTCTCGCCTGCAGAATCGGAACCAAAGCGGATTGATTTTTGTGTATGGTGACCGGCTGCTTGATCCGGTACTCGAATAGGTCGCCTATGTCCTGAGTAACGGCGGTGCTTATTTGTTGCTCCATCGCGGAAATCATAGTGGAATCCGATTTGAATATTCCGCCTCCGAAGCCTGATCCGGTGCCGATCGGTCCGCCGGTCGCCTCTACAGCTAGGCTCTGCGTACTCCCGTGGATCGCTGGTGGCCTGTTTAATTCTGCGTAATTCTCCAATCGATCATTGCTACTTGTGAGGCGGTCAGCTTTGCTGGCAAGTCCCATTTGCTCGTAAAGCGTCGCGTCATGCGTTTGGGGAGTCAGCAAGGCAGTAGTTGGTAGACCGATTTCGGGTCTGCGCGTGTAGTAAGGCTGAGAGATATTCTCGATAAAGCTCTGCGGAGCTCCGGCAATCAAAGCGAGTTCGACGTTGTCCCAATCCTCCCCAACCGTGTTATCCACTACGGCCCAGCCTTGCAGTAGAGGCTTTTGCTTTGCGTCGCCGGGCAGCACGATGCGATAAGTGCTTTTCCAAACTGGGACTTCGCTGATGTAGCTGACCATCAGCTCGCGATCCCCGCTTCCTTCCGCAGAGATCGCCATCTTGCGTACATCAGCTGCGCGAGTGGATGCGATGAGCGACAGATATCGACCGACTTCCTGATTTACATCGTGCTCCAGCAGATGAATGCTCGTTGCCGGAGTAAGGCGGAAGGTGCGCAGCTCGCCGGAATCGGTGATGACCGAAAGCTCGGTATGAGGTGTGATTTGCTTCGAGCTCTCTTTGTCCTCATCACTGGACGTTGAGTTAACAGTTTCGACGCTAAGCAACCGACCAATCGCCACGGCTCCGGCGTTGCGAATTTCGACTCGGGCTCCGCGAAGAGCATCAAGGAATTCGGCAGTCGTTGTTTTTTGTCCAATGGGAATTTGCAACGCATTCAGCCGCTGGTCGAGCGGAGCGGTTGAGTTGTAGCTCACATCGGCGATGCGTCCACCGTTGAGGTCAATGGCGGTGAGCGACTTCAGAACATCGTTGAGCTGTGCTGTGGTAAACGCGATCGTGACGGTCTGATTTCCGCGCACGCGGCCATCGTGCTGAAAGTAGCCGACGCCGTTCTTGTAGAGCGCCACATGTCGAACCGGGAGTCGATCGGTCACGGTTGCACCCGGAGTCGCAATCACCGAATTTCCTGTTGCCACCGATATCGCCTCGGTTCGCGTGTGAGCGACACGCTGGGCGACCATGGTTCCGACATTCGAAACGAAGAATCCCAACAGCAGGACGAGGCGATAGTTCATAAAGGACCTCCAAATAGAGTTAATCCGGCGGCTTGGGAGAAAGGTTACGCAGCCTTATGTGATAGACACCCGAGTTGATGGTTCTTGCAGTGCGAAAGATGAGAGCTAGGGCTCACAGTTCGGCTTTTTGAACCGGAAGAGTCTCTTAATGTGCCCCGAAAACTGCAATTTAGCGCCCCAAAAAGCCGTCTAAAGTGCCCCAAAAAGTGACTTGCTTCTCGCTCAAAACGGACCTCTTTTGCTGCTGATCCAAGAGCTTCAGGCAAGGCTGGCCAAGAGTTCAGGAAGAGCCAACCGAACCTTATATATGCAATGCAGTTTTGGATGACTTTCGGCGCCATTTGAGAATTTCGCATTAGAGGCTCGTAGGCGAGTCGGGGGAAGCGAGTGGCTATCCCCCTACACTGAACGGCTAATGGCGAATCAAAAGGGAAAGTAAATCGATTTATCTTCGCCCTTACGCCAGACTCTGACTTCGACCCCAGATTTTTTCGAGCGACTTTCCAAGATCTCCGCTCCGCGGGGAGAAACCTTCAGCAAAGTTCACAACAAACGCGGGAAATCGAGTAGCGGGTTTTCAGTTCATTGCTGCCAAAATGGAGTGATGTGAATCGAGGGGCAATCGCCGAACAGGTTATCGCTGGTTGCGTGCGAGGTTCGCATCTTCCAAATTACGTATTTTCTGCTACATACAGCCATTTTCCGTTGAGCCTGCCCTAATCCCCGTTCACTGATTTGTAACCCCCGTTCAGCGTTTCTTGGTTGGGAGGACCGGGAAGCTGCCCTTAGGATGAAGCTGTTGTCGTGTAACTCACCGCAGTTCTGTAGCGATCAGCAGTAAAAATCTAGCGCCGCCCCCAAGGTGCAGTTCCGCGGCGAGGAGCACATGGATGCCGAAAGCCATTAAGTATGTTGAGAAGGCAGTCACAATTGCCGCCAACGGAGCATGGCAAGTATTCGACAGACTCAACAGCTTTAAACCCAACCCGTCTTTCACGCCGAAGTGGTCGGATAAGCCCCTACTAAAGTCCTACGAAAAGCAGAAACCGCCGCTGGGATGGCCCCGCACAACTGACTCTCTTTGTCCGAAATGCGTTCCTGAAATCCGCCAGCAGATCGTTGACGGCAAATTGCCCCACGAGATTCTTCTGAACGAAAAGGCGGGTGAGATCAAAGCTCAGATCATCGAGCGCGACGGCAAGATCCTGATGGTGAAGGATTGCCCGAAACATGGCCACTTCGAAGACGTAATGGCCATCGACACCCAGTTCTTCCGCCACCTCGAAGAAGTCTTTCCCGGCCGCGATATCCGCGCGCACAGTGACGAAAAGCTGCACAATCACGGGACATCGACGATCAAGCACGGCCGCGGATCGGTGCTAACAATCGACCTCACCAACCGCTGCAACATGATGTGCGATCCCTGCTTCATGGATGCCAACCAGGTTGGATTTGTGCACGAGCTGACGTGGGACGAGATCAAGACGATGCTCGACAACGCGATCTCGATCAAGCCGCGTCGTCAGATGTCGGTTCAGTTCTCCGGTGGTGAGCCAACGCTTTCACCGTACTTCCTCGACGCTGTCGCGTACTCGCGCAAGGTTGGCTACAACTCGGTGCAGGCCGCCAGTAACGGAATTGAGTTTGCCAAGAGCGAAGAGTTCTGCCGCCAGGCCGCAGAAGCCGGCCTGCGTTACGTTTATCTCCAGTTCGACGGAATCGGAAACGCCGCCAATTCGCACCGCAAGGTCGGCAATCTCTTTGACGTAAAGCTTAAGGCGATTCACAACCTGCACAACGCCGGCGTAGAAATCGTTCCAGTCACCACGATTGTCAACGGCATCAACAACGAGCAGGTAGGCCGCATTATCCAGTTCGCGCTCGACAATCCCAAGACCATCAGCTTCCTCAGCTTCCAGCCGGTTTCGTTCACTGGCCGGGACGAGGAAGTCACCGACGAGCGCCGCATGGCGCAGCGTTACACGCTTTCCCACCTGGCACACGACGTGAAAGACCAGGTCGGGCTGGGTGAGCCGTCGCGCGACTGGTTCCCGATTTCGTTTATGAGCACATTCTCCGATTGGGCCGATTTGGTACACGGTCCGAACGCTGATTGGGGACAGCTATCTTGCGGATGCCATCCGAACTGCGGAATCGGCACGGCAATGATGATCGATAAAGAGACCAAAGAAGCGGTCCCCGTCCCCGCATTCCTGAAAATGGAACGGTTCGCGAAAGACGTTGCCAGGATCAACGACGCTGGCCGCGGCCGCTTCCTTTCCGTTCTGGGAATGGCGCTCGCGTTGACGCGCAACTACGATCCGTTCAAGTCCCCGACGCACTTCAAGATGAAGGACTTGCTCCAGAAGTTTGACAAGTCTTTCGGTGCCAGCAAGAACGCCGACAAGAAGTACGGCAGCGTGAAAGGCGAGCGCACGTTGGAAGATATCGAGAAGCGCCGCAAAGACCGCTGGAACTTCCTCTTCGTTGCCGGAATGTGGTTCCAGGATCTGTTCAACTACGACTTCCGCCGCACCGAGCAGTGCATCATCCCGTACGCCACGCAGGAAGGTGAAATCTCCTTCTGCGCCTATAACACCGGCGTGGGCTGGCGAAACATCATCGAGAAGATGCACATGACGGCGACCCTCACCAAGTGGTACGACGAGCACGGCCGTCACGAGATCTTCGCAGGCGGCAAGAATGTTGGCCTCGAAGACTCTTCGCACAAGCTCAAGCTCGTGCAAGAGCATGTGAATGCTGCCGCGAATACTACTCTCGACGAGCTAGGTATCGCCAAGAATTCGCGTGAAGAGAAGATTCGCGCCCGCGACGCCAAGCTAAAACAAGGCGCCGAGAACGCTCGCATGATGGCGCTCTATCGCAAAGAAATCCTGAAAGAGCAGGCGCCGGAAGGTGGATTCATTCCAGTATCAAACCTGATCGCGCCGGCTCCCAAGAAGATCGCTCAAGAGGTCGCCGAGACTGAAGAGCCCGTCCTGGGAGATTAAGTCCAAGCAAGTTTCTTCCTCTGATGTAGTCCTCACTCAAGGCCGCCTAGTAAGGCGGCCTTTTTGTTTCAATTTGACGTTTGGACCTTTAGGTGAACTGAACAATCTTCTCGTTGACTACTCCGCTCCCTGTTCTTCCCTCGGCGCGTGATGCGGCAAGGCCTGCGGCATCTCAGAGACGTTCCAGGCCCAGGCCGCGAGCAGGCCTGCTCCCTGATTGATCTCGTCGGGAATTACTTTGTCGAACGTATCTGCCTGGCTGTGATGTGCCTGCCCATAATGGTCCGGTTTTTGCAAACCAAAGTATGCCGGCACGCCTTTGTTGAGGAACTCCACGTGATCGGAAGAGCCATAGTAGCGGGTATCTAACGCATCCAGCCCGAAGAGTTCCTGCAGTGGCTGATAGATCTCCTGCATTAACGGAACAGTTTCGTACTGATTTTCGAGGACAATCGTGAACACTTTGGCGGTTCCGAGGTCGAGAATCAGAGCTGCATCTATTTTGGGAATCTCGGCTTCATGGTTCTTCACGAAGAGTTCAGCTCCAGTTCCGCCCTCCTCCTCACCTGTGAAGAGAATGAAGGTTATAGTTCGCTTCGGTTTCCAGCCAAGCGCACTCAGTGTGCGGGCGGCTTCCAGCGTGGCCATCGCGCCGGTACCGTTGTCGATCGCGCCTTGGCCGAGGTCCCAGGAATCGAGGTGTCCGCCGACGATTACGCGTTCTTCCGGATGTTCACTGCCCTTTATCTCTGCCACGGTAATTGAAGTCTTCGCCGGATTCGGGCTGAACGTGCCGGTCAAATTGATCTTCATCGACACTGGCCCACGCTGCAGCAGGCGATAAATCAAGCTGTAATCCTCGTGCGCGAGGAACGCAGTCGGAAGCCGCGAAGGCTGATACCGGCTGAAGGCGGTCATATTGAACAGCGAATCGCGCTTACCGCTATCTATCAGCACAACCGCTGCACCCGCGTCGGCTGCGGCCTGCATCATCTGCTGACGCTCGCGAAAACGGGCACGCGCTCCCGCATTGGGGACGCCGCGTCTCGGAGGAATCACGGCGTCGTAGGCATTGTTCGGGATTTCGTTCTCTGGAGAAAGCTCTGCAGGCGGGCGCGTCATGATGATTGCACCCTTCAGCTTGGACTTCTGCTTCTCTACGTCGGAGGAGTTAGCCAAGTTCAAAAAGATCACGTTTCCAGTAACCGCACCATCTGTGGCTTTACTCCATCCGGCGGAGCGGATCTCGATCGGTCGTGTGAAGGGAGCTGTGATTTCAGCTGTATCCTGCCCACGCGTCCACGCATGGGGAATCTCAGTGGTTTCGAGATGGGCGTCGATGCCGTAGTCCTTGAAGCGCTGTAGTGTCCAATCGCTGGCGCGGTTCATTTGTGGCGATCCAGTCAGGCGCGGTCCAATTTCCGTAGTGAGGTACTCGAGGTTCTTCATCAGCTCGGAGTGCGCCTTCACTTCGTCGACTATTTTCTGGTCCGCCTGCTCCATTGCAGTTCTGTACGCCCGCTTTTCATCGTCGGTGCGGGTTGTAGTTGGTGTGCTGGACGGAGCTTGGGCTATAAGTTGTGCTGCGATGAAGGCGATCGTGGCTAGCAAGAAAGGGAAGGAAATTGACCGCTTGCGCGGGAGCAATAGACTCATCAGTTCTCCGGAACAATTTGATGACAAGAGACTGATTAGGGTAGCAGATAGGGAACAGGAGACAGTGAACAGGAAGGCGCATGGGTTTCCTGTTCCCTGTCCCCTATAACCTCTTCGCTAGCCTTTACTGTCCAGCAGTCGCGCGAATAGGAGTCTGCTCGCTTCCCGCATCTTCGAAACTGAAGTGCGTCGAAATGTTCGGATATTCCGTGTGATTCAGTTCGACATACGGATAGACAAAGTAGTTCAAGGGACCCCCGTCCTGCTTAGGCGAGAGAATTAAGTCGCGGCCGACGGAGAATTGCACGCGATTGTCATCCCAGTGTCCGAAGAAGAACTCGCGCTGTTCGGGATGCTTCCATGCTTCGGAGATATCTACCGGAATCCATCCGCGGTCTTTGGTGTAGAAGTCTGCCCAGCAATGGTAGCCAGCAACGTCTCCCTCGTGTTTGTCTGCCGGAATCGGGAAACCGATCTCGAATCGCGAAGGAATGTGTTGCGAGCGCGCCATCGAGATGAAGAGGGAATGGAAGTCCGTGCAGTTCCCGCGCTTGGCATTACAGGCGTACAGGGTGTCGCCGTGTCCCCATCCGGTGCCGCTCTTGTCGTAACGCATGTTAGCGAGCACGTACTCGTAAATGGCGCGGCCCTTCTCATAGTCCCCGCCTTTGACTTCCGAAACTTGCTTAACTGCAAGCTCCGCAGGCAATCCGGTGGTCGGAACTAGCTTGTCGGGAGCGAGAAGACGTTTGAATTCGGCTGCTTCCAAGCCAGCTCCACCGGCTGAACTTTGGCGCCGAACGACATCGTAGACGATATCGAAAGCGTACTCGTCCTTGGCTGC
Encoded proteins:
- a CDS encoding transglutaminase domain-containing protein; this encodes MKIFVCVVLLLALFVVSAPAQTAGPERHFTFHYAFTVRNTHPGAPLRVWIPMAYSNEFQKVRMISQKGDLALKQTHESEYGNEMLYAETANAAKDEYAFDIVYDVVRRQSSAGGAGLEAAEFKRLLAPDKLVPTTGLPAELAVKQVSEVKGGDYEKGRAIYEYVLANMRYDKSGTGWGHGDTLYACNAKRGNCTDFHSLFISMARSQHIPSRFEIGFPIPADKHEGDVAGYHCWADFYTKDRGWIPVDISEAWKHPEQREFFFGHWDDNRVQFSVGRDLILSPKQDGGPLNYFVYPYVELNHTEYPNISTHFSFEDAGSEQTPIRATAGQ